The Pyrenophora tritici-repentis strain M4 chromosome 3, whole genome shotgun sequence genome has a window encoding:
- a CDS encoding LSM1, Small nuclear ribonucleoprotein (snRNP) protein: MSERGAFRGRGGGRGSDRGGRGGGRGGAQGGGAGGQSERPKKENILDLSKYMDKQITVKFSGGREVIGTLKGYDQLMNLVLDEVKEALTDDEGNIRYRKLGLIVARGTLLVVISPVDGSEEIPNPFMQEEE; the protein is encoded by the exons ATGTCTGAGCGAGGCGCATTCCGGGGCCGTGGCGGAGGTCGAGGAAGCGATCGTGGAGGAAGGGGCGGTGGTCGCGGCGGTGCCCAGGGTGGAGGGGCAGGCGGACAGAGCGAACGACCCAAGAAGGAAAACATCCTCGACTTGAGCAAGTACATGGACAAGCAAATCACCGTCAAGTTCAGTGGCGGGAGAGAAG TTATTGGTACTCTCAAGGGCTACGATCAGCTCATGAACTTGGTCTTGGATGAGGTCAAGGAAGCATTGACAG ACGACGAAGGCAACATTCGGTATCGAAAACTTGGCCTGATTGTCGCACGCGGCACCCTCCTCGTCGTCATTTCGCCCGTCGACGGAAGCGAAGAGATCCCAAACCCCTTCATGCAGGAGGAAGAATGA
- a CDS encoding putative C6 finger domain protein, which produces MDSHTATERAMPSHPSAHHAPPLPTDLKRKRSPSHEMHLAPAPIPKAAKHNHLQINYLARHLEEDLPLITNDDTLPNILSLLSDYQGVLDRHESMACNLGARPLGPILIKRFERLFDGPPRVLKSHGKDGTNVTWLDVVEFARNKPEQFQLDQMSEGVRVCQFYTKQCRVQISEEDFVLISSGIPQKMIPPQPIIEDEEKELGTMEILEKNLSQICSLADQVAARTRQLNHRLKGRKQAILDRRATASPAPQLPRPTSPSNVALMNGGSGVSTSGYSQGHGQTSQTSPGGSGGFVAVNARQHHESNGHGHSHSRGHGSSSTTRHELLSKFHTLSERRPSHPLHNNPDARAQSVGHTISHPSTPSAVPARPAPKPTETSQASQQPIGRPSHPLNESELHSMMNSPVPIPNTPSNLLPASSQRASQQPEKDDGGPFKVEMVHRMESLAKGDRIIPPCDRCRRLHMDCLKNLTACMGCTKKHAKCSWKEVREGELRGGYTYPPGTTSNGQSETSDHEGGDRASTGSPTAMMSPSHHGLTPSHLAHSSGQHTPQPQPAHHPQPEQRVQQPAHHETPHEARMVSARSTPPARERERERERNVETQLQEAAQSSLAHANARLAGPDGKGGEYANQTMVA; this is translated from the exons ATGGACTCTCACACTGCGACGGAGCGTGCCATGCCGTCGCATCCCTCAGCCCACCATGCACCGCCTCTGCCCACCGATCTGAAGCGCAAGCGCAGTCCCTCGCATGAAATGCATCTGGCGCCGGCTCCCATACCCAAAGCTGCTAAGCACAACCACCTGCAGATCAACTACCTCGCTCGCCATCTCGAAGAAGACCTACCACTCATTACCAACGATGACACCCTGCCCAACATATTGTCCTTGCTCAGTGACTACCAGGGCGTTCTGGACCGCCATGAGAGCATGGCCTGCAATCTCGGCGCAAGGCCATTGGGTCCCATCCTGATCAAGCGATTCGAGCGCCTGTTCGATGGACCGCCACGCGTATTGAAGAGCCACGGCAAGGATGGGACGAATGTGACGTGGCTCGACGTGGTCGAGTTTGCGCGCAACAAGCCTGAGCAGTTCCAGCTGGACCAAATGAGCGAAGGAGTGAGGGTGTGCCAATTCTACACCAAGCAATGCCGCGTCCAGATTTCCGAGGAAGATTTTGTCTTGATATCCTCTGGTATTCCGCAGAAGATGATTCCTCCGCAACCCATCATCGAGGACGAGGAAAAGGAACTAGGCACAATGGAGATACTTGAAAAGAACTTGAGTCAGATATGTTCATTAGCCGACCAGG TCGCTGCTCGCACTCGGCAGCTTAACCATAGACTGAAGGGCCGCAAACAAGCCATTCTTGACCGGCGAGCGACCGCAAGCCCAGCGCCTCAGCTTCCTCGACCTACCAGCCCTTCCAATGTCGCTCTTATGAACGGCGGCTCAGGTGTCTCGACCTCAGGCTATAGTCAGGGGCATGGCCAAACCTCACAAACGTCGCCCGGGGGTAGCGGTGGTTTCGTCGCAGTAAATGCCCGCCAGCATCACGAATCGAATGGTCACGGACATAGCCACAGTCGCGGCCATGGTTCTTCATCGACTACCCGTCACGAGCTCCTCTCCAAGTTCCACACCTTGAGCGAACGGCGTCCGTCACACCCTCTACACAACAATCCCGATGCACGGGCACAGTCTGTCGGCCATACCATCTCTCATCCTTCCACACCATCAGCAGTCCCGGCGAGACCTGCTCCAAAACCCACCGAAACATCACAAGCTTCTCAGCAGCCAATTGGTAGACCATCGCATCCTCTAAACGAGTCCGAACTACACTCAATGATGAACTCTCCGGTCCCGATACCCAATACCCCTTCTAACTTGCTCCCTGCCTCAAGCCAACGCGCTAGTCAACAGCCCGAGAAAGACGATGGGGGTCCTTTCAAGGTCGAAATGGTGCACAGGATGGAGAGCTTAGCTAAGGGTGACCGTATAATTCCACCATGTGATCGCTGCCGAAGATTGCACATGGACTGTCTTAAGAATCTCACAGCATGCATGGGCTGCACCAAGAAACACGCAAAATGCTCTTGGAAAGAGGTCCGAGAGGGAGAATTGCGTGGTGGCTATACCTACCCGCCTGGCACTACCAGCAATGGTCAGAGTGAGACAAGTGATCATGAGGGTGGTGACCGTGCCAGCACAGGAAGTCCTACGGCAATGATGAGCCCATCCCATCACGGGCTTACGCCATCACATCTCGCGCACAGCAGTGGTCAGCATACACCACAACCTCAGCCAGCTCATCATCCACAGCCAGAACAACGTGTACAACAACCAGCACACCATGAGACCCCGCACGAGGCGAGGATGGTTTCGGCCCGCAGCACCCCGCCTGCGCGGGAGCGGGAGCGGGAAAGGGAGCGGAACGTAGAAACGCAACTTCAGGAAGCTGCGCAATCTAGCCTTGCCCATGCAAATGCAAGGTTGGCTGGACCGGATGGTAAAGGCGGGGAATATGCCAACCAAACCATGGTTGCGTGA
- a CDS encoding N2227 domain containing protein, with protein MSENEMGESYDPTSDPEEQKLILSVLDSFRSYRRLAHLNGTHVRRQAFYSLPREHWMLLSQPPFSLLSTFSKMDDLIDLNATLAEAIFVAGFKAFLATTLDSEWVASVIPEKYANNEYAIYSLILDRLGASTTRNDMDKARSCINQFYREWSAEGAVERSACFTPVITALAEEYQVRSQSSRNPVQDPSDLHVLVPGVGLGRLVFDICQQGYMVEGNEISYHMLMASALALNETKAANQFTIAPWALNCSNHVNRSHQLKTVHVPDLHPASELAKEDGPSRLPASERLSMSTGDFCVVYGREDYRAVFDAVATVFFIDTAPNLIRYVEAVRNCLKEGGIWINLGPLLWHPPPPSKRERNEEGEEENAQQEGVEGDAGIGDPGSFELSNEEVIALVEHLGFTIEKQEVGTIETGYISNSQSMLLNTYRPSFWVARKK; from the exons ATGTCCGAGAACGAGATGGGCGAATCCTATGATCCAACTTCGGACCCAGAAGAGCAGAAACTCATCCTCTCAGTCCTCGACTCCTTCCG ATCGTACCGACGCCTCGCCCACCTAAACGGTACGCATGTCCGAAGACAAGCCTTTTACTCGCTCCCACGCGAACACTGGATGCTACTCTCGCAACCGCCCTTCTCCCTCCTCTCCACCTTTTCCAAAATGGACGACCTAATCGACCTCAATGCCACCCTGGCGGAAGCCATCTTCGTTGCAGGCTTTAAAGCCTTCCTAGCCACGACTCTAGACAGCGAATGGGTCGCGTCCGTCATCCCCGAAAAGTACGCAAACAACGAATACGCAATCTACTCGCTGATCCTCGACCGACTAGGCGCCTCAACCACGCGAAACGACATGGACAAAGCACGGTCATGCATCAACCAATTCTACCGAGAGTGGAGTGCCGAAGGCGCCGTTGAACGCTCCGCCTGCTTCACGCCCGTCATCACCGCCTTGGCTGAGGAATACCAAGTTCGATCTCAATCGTCCAGAAATCCTGTACAAGACCCTTCGGACCTCCACGTCCTCGTTCCAGGCGTCGGTCTCGGCCGCCTCGTCTTCGATATCTGCCAGCAAGGCTACATGGTTGAAGGAAACGAAATCTCGTACCACATGCTCATGGCGTCTGCGCTCGCGCTCAACGAAACTAAAGCCGCGAACCAGTTCACTATAGCACCGTGGGCGTTGAATTGCTCAAACCATGTGAATAGGTCCCATCAGTTGAAGACGGTGCACGTTCCTGATCTGCATCCCGCGTCGGAACTAGCGAAAGAGGATGGGCCGTCGCGGTTGCCGGCGAGTGAGCGCTTGAGTATGTCGACGGGTGACTTTTGTGTCGTCTATGGTAGAGAGGATTATAGGGCCGTTTTCGATGCGGTGGCTACAGTTTTCTTTATTGATACCGCCCCGAATTTGATTAGGTATGTTGAGGCGGTTAGGAATTGTCTGAAAGAAGGCGGAATTTGGATTAACCTTGGGCCTTTGCTGTGGCATCCTCCGCCACCATCGAAAAGGGAACGCAATGAAGAGGGGGAAGAAGAAAACGCACAGCAGGAGGGCGTGGAAGGCGATGCGGGAATAGGTGATCCGGGATCCTTTGAGCTTTCGAACGAAGAGGTGATTGCGTTGGTGGAGCATTTAGGGTTTACAATTGAGAAGCAGGAGGTGGGCACGATCGAGACGGGGTATATCTCTAACTCGCAGAGCATGCTACTGAACACATATCGCCCGTCGTTTTGGGTGGCAAGGAAAAAGTGA
- a CDS encoding conidiation-specific protein 6, giving the protein MSNPGNVIGGHKANLNNPNTSDEAKQHSKEVLSSIDNGGEVPTSNSSSSGGEKNPNNVAGGLKATLNNPNTSDEAKQSAKERLGEMN; this is encoded by the exons ATGTCTAACCCAGGAAACGTTATCGGAGGCCACAAGGCCAATCTCAACAACCCCA ACACTTCCGACGAAGCCAAGCAGCACTCCAAAGAGGTCCTCTCAAGCATCGACAACGGCGGTGAGGTTCCTACGTCAAACTCCAGCTCAAGCGGCGGAGAGAAGAACCCCAACAACGTTGCTGGTGGCCTCAAGGCTACTCTAAACAACCCTAACACCTCGGACGAAGCCAAGCAGAGCGCTAAGGAGAGGCTTGGAGAGATGAACTAG
- a CDS encoding Qor, NADPH:quinone reductase and related Zn-dependent oxidoreductase, producing the protein MAATHRVAFMNGPGKDLEVATSDALQVGPNEVLIRNHAVALQPLDTKMLLAGYGPATKLNYPAVLGTGGAGVIQAVGEDVDGFSVGDSVVFDTKAYVDVEQNRRTGTWQEVVACSAKSVAKIGDIAFEQAVLVDFPLQTAVAALHVFLGMGKPGSGNREEKVLIWGAGGAVGSYAVQYAKQVGYTVVVTASSRDNERQQKLGATHVVDYRAADVVDKLRQLGPYRYLFTASGDAASQTALATLLQPTRGKFASVLPSTTDLPSNVEVVYKAFSQAAQDEQYSNWRDWWYQEYLPEVLFKGLVDTVKFTKVEGGLPALQQASEDVFNGKVKGKLVINPQE; encoded by the exons ATGGCAGCCACTCATCGTGTTGCGTTCATGAACGGTCCTGGCAAGGATTTGGAGGTGGCAACTTCCGATGCTCTCCAAGTCGGGCCAAACGAAGTGCTTATCAGAAATCATGCCGTTGCCCTGCAGCCCTTGGATACGAAGATGCTGCTCGCCGGATACGGCCCTGCCACGAAACTAAATTACCCCGCTGTACTGGGTACTGGTGGTGCTGGCGTCATCCAAGCAGTGGGTGAGGACGTTGACGGGTTTAGCGTTGGTGACAGCGTGGTGTTCGATACGAAGGCGTACGTGGACGTTGAGCAGAATCGGCGAACAGGTACTTGGCAGGAAGTTGTTGCTTGCAGCGCGAAATCGGTAGCAAAG ATCGGCGATATCGCTTTCGAACAGGCCGTTTTGGTCGACTTCCCCCTCCAGACAGCGGTCGCTGCTCTGCATGTTTTTCTCGGCATGGGAAAGCCTGGTAGTGGTAATAGAGAGGAGAAGGTACTCATCTGGGGTGCTGGAGGAGCAGTCGGTTCTTATGCAGTGCAATACGCGAAGCAA GTTGGGTATACAGTAGTTGTGACTGCCTCGTCCAGAGACAACGAGCGCCAGCAAAAGCTTGGAGCCACGCATGTGGTGGATTACAGAGCTGCTGATGTGGTTGACAAATTGCGTCAACTTGGTCCATACAGATATCTCTTTACGGCGAGTGGCGATGCAGCTTCCCAGACGGCACTGGCTACGCTCCTCCAGCCAACTAGAGGCAAGTTCGCGAGTGTATTGCCCAGCACTACTGACCTGCCTTCAAACGTGGAGGTAGTTTACAAAGCCTTTTCCCAAGCTGCACAAGACGAGCAATACAGCAACTGGAGAGATTGGTGGTACCAAGAGTACCTACCTGAAGTCCTGTTCAAGGGCTTAGTGGATACAGTAAAGTTTACTAAGGTCGAAGGCGGCCTGCCAGCGTTACAGCAAGCCAGTGAAGATGTTTTCAATGGGAAGGTCAAAGGGAAGCTCGTGATCAACCCCCAGGAGTAG